Sequence from the Acidobacteriota bacterium genome:
GACGGCAAGTCCACCAACGCCGTCTACGGCTTCGTGACGATGCTGCGGAAGCTCGTCGCCGATCACAGGCCCACGCACGTGGCCGCCGCATTCGATCTCGCGGGTCCGACGTTCCGCTCCGCGATGCAGGCCGACTACAAGGCCAACCGCGCGCCGATGCCACCGGACCTCGTCGAGCAGGTGCCTCTCGTCCACGAGGCGTGCGAAGCGATGGGCGTGCGCGTCCTCACGCAGACGACGTACGAGGCCGACGACGTGATCGCCACGCTGGCGCTGCGCGGCGTGGCCGCCGGGTTCGACGCGGCGATCGTCACCGGCGACAAGGACTTCTTCCAGCTCGTGGATGGACACGTGCGCGTGTACAACCCGCGCGACGAGGGTGCATGGTTCGACGGGGAGGGCGTGCTGACGAAGTTCGGCGTGCGTCCGGACCAGGTGGTCGACGTGCTCGCGCTCATGGGCGATGCCGTCGACAACGTGAAGGGCGTTCCGGGCATCGGCGAGAAGGGCGCCCGTGAACTGATCGCCACGCACGGTACGCTCGACGCGCTGCTGGCCGCCGCGGCAACGCTTCCGCAAAAGCGCTATCGCGAGGCGCTGCTCGCGCACGCCGATGACGCGCGGCTCGGCAGGGACATGGTTCGCCTGCACGTCGACGTGCCCGTCGACGTCGAGCTCGAGGCGCTGCGCTACGTGGGCCCCGACCAGCCGCGCTGCTACGACCTCTTCAGCCGGCTCGGATTCAAGTCGCTCGTCACAGAGTTCGCGCCGACGGCCGCCGACGTCGCGCGTGCGTACGAGATCTGCGGCGACGCCGAGGATCTGCGCGCGCTCGCCGCGCGTGTCGTCGACGCCGGCCACTGCGCGCTCCACATCGTCACCGACGAACGGCCCGCGATGCAGGCAAGTCTCGTGGGGCTCGCCATCGGGCTCGGCGAGGGACGCGCGTGGTACGTGCCGTTGCACCATACGTCGCTCGACGCGTCGCCGAACGTGCCGATGTCGCAGGTGCGCGACATCCTCGGCCCCGTGATCGCGACTTCGACGATCGCCAAGACGGGGCACGACCTCAAGGCTGCAACTATCGTGCTCGCACGGCATGGCGTCACGCTTGCCGGCATCAGAGACGATGTGATGCTGGCCAGCTATGTGCACGACGCGGCGACGTCGGCGCATGCGATCGAGACACTGGCGCTCGACAGGCTCGGGTACAGGGCCATGGACACCGAGCAGCTGCGCGGGAAAGGCGTGCGTGCGCTGCCGATGTCGCAGGTGGCGGTCGAGCACATGACGACGTGGGCGTGCGAACGCGCCGACGTCGAGGTGCCGCTCACAGCCGACCTGCGGCGCACCCTCGAGGACGAGGGCCTCACGCGCGTCTACGAGGACTTCGAACTGGCGCTGCTGCCGGCGCTCTGCGCGATCGAGGAAGCCGGCATCCGTGTCGACACCGCCGTGCTCGCCGCGCTGTCGACGCGCATGGACGCGGAGCTCGAGACGCGATCGGCGCGCATCTACGAGCTGGCGGGCTCGACGTTCAACATCAACTCGCCGAAGCAGCTCGGTGAGGTCCTCTTCGAGCGGATGCAGTTGCCGGTGCTCAAGCGCACGGGCAAGGAGCGGACGGCGTCGACGGCGGCGGAGGTGCTCGAAGAGCTCGCGCTCACGCACGACATCGCCCGCGAGATCCTCGACTGGCGCGCGATGATGAAGCTGAAAGGCACGTACGTCGACGCGCTGCCGCTGCTCGTCCATCCGGAGACGGGCCGCGTCCACACGACGTTCAACCAGGCCGTCGCCGCCACGGGGCGCCTGAGCAGCAGCGACCCGAACCTCCAGAACATCCCGATCCGCACCGAGCTCGGACGCGAGATCCGCGCGGCGTTCGTCGCCGAGCCGGGCCACGTGCTGATCTCGGCGGATTACTCGCAGATCGAGCTGCGCGTCCTTGCGCACATGGCGCAGGAGCAGAGCCTGATCGACGCGTTCCGGCGTGGCGACGACATCCACGACCAGACGTCGGCGCGCGTGTTCGGCGCCGACAGCGGGCTCGGCACGCACGAACTGCGGCGACGGGCCAAGATCATCAACTACGCGCTGCTCTACGGGAAGACGGCGTTCACGCTCGCGCGCGACATCGGCGTCACGCAGCAGGCGGCGCAGGCGTTCATCGATGCGTATTTCGCCGGTTACCCGTCTGTGCGCCGGTTCATCGACGAGACCATCGCGCAGGCACGTGACACGGGGACGGTCAGTACGCTCTACGGTCGCCGTCGGCGCGTGCCGGAGCTCGCCAGCCGCAACGGCCAGATCCGCGCCGCCGCCGAACGCGTCACCGTGAACTTGCCCATTCAGGGCACCGCGGCAGACATCCTCAAGCGCGCGATGATCGACCTCCAGCAGGCGCTGCCCTCGGTGCCGGGGCTGCGGATGATCCTCACCGTCCACGACGAGTTGGTGTTCGAGGTACCCGAGAGCGCCGCGGACGCCGCCGTGGCGCTCGTGAAGCACCACATGGAGCACGCCGTCGCGCTCGACGTCCCCCTGGACGTCGACGTCGGCGTCGGCCCCACATGGCGCGCAGCGAAGGCGTAAGGACCGGCAACCGGCAATGGGCAACCGGCAACCGGGTAGGGGTTCGATTCGGATGGAGGCAACCGGCTGCGTAGGGGCCGGTCTTGGCCGACCCCTACGCGTGAGCGTCACTTCCAGCGCAGCTTCGCTTCATCCCACTCGGCGGTGAAGCGGGCGGCGGCGCCGGCGTCAGGGTCGTCGGGGAGGCGCTTCACGCGTTCGGGGATGATCGCCTGCGTCACGAGGCGATCGATGTCCGTGCGCAACTGGACGCCATTGTCTGGCGCCAGCGTCGAGCGCACCCACGCCGCGATCGCGAGATCCCAGGCCAACTCGAGATCACCGCGCGCCAGCGCGGACGCGGGCAACCAGTACGACGCCGCTGACGAGTCAGGATGCCGGCCGAGATGCGCGCGCAGGCGCGCCTCGACGTCGGCGTACACCTCCACGCGCTCGTCGGGCGGACGCGTCTGCGCGTATCGATCCATCGCCGTGGCCCACCAGTCGAGCACCTGCTCTCGCTCGGCGTGCGACAGTACGTCCATCTGCTCCAGCACCGGTTCGAGCAGACTCGCCGCGGGACGATAGTCGGCATCGAGGTACAGCGCTTCGCCGAGGCCGACCACGAGATCGATGCGCCCGCGATCGCCGAGCGACGCCGCCTCGACCCCCCGCAGGGCAGTCCGCGCGCTGTCGAGATCCTCGGCCACGCGGTTGGTCCGATGCCGCTCGAGCAGGGCGCGACCGAGCAACAGACGCGCCTCGTTCTGCACGCCAGGCCGAGACGCCACCTCCGCCGCCGCCGCGATCGCATCGTCGTACATGCCGGCGTTGTAGAGCTGACGCACACGGGCCAGGGGATCGGGCGGCGCCGGCTGCGCCAGCGCGGTCACCTGAGCCGCAAGAAGGACCACGCCCGCCAGTCCACTGCGTACGAAAACAGTAAGTGCTTGCATGTCAGCCACTTCCGAACACCGCCCACCGGCAGCTTGCTATACTCCCGTGGCGTGGTCACTCCAATTGTCGTCGCGAGAAGCGAACATGGCCTCTCGCGCCAGGACATCGACCCCGATGCCCTCCGGGTCCTCTACCGTCTGCACGCGTCCGGCTTCGAGGCGTATCTCGTCGGAGGCAGCGTACGCGATCTGCTGCTCCATCGTCGTCCCAAGGACTTCGACATCGGCACCAGCGCGCGTCCGCACGACGTCAAGCGCCTCTTCCGTAACTGCTGGATCATCGGCCGCCGCTTCCGCCTCGCGCACGTGCGCTTCGGTCCGAAGACCATCGAAGTGGCGACGTTCCGCAAGCAGGTGACCGATACGCCCGAGGCGCAGGAACAGCACTTCCGGCCCGACCATCCCGACGAGGGCGACCTGCCCGTGGTCGCCACGCCGAGTTCCGACGTCCCGGCCGAGGTGCTGGATCGTCCGATCCAGCGCGACAACGAATACGGCTCACCGGAAGAGGACGCCTTCCGCCGCGACTTCACCGTCAACGCGCTCTTCTACGACATCGGGACCTTCTCCATCATCGACTACACGGGCGGCCTCGAGGATCTCGAGCGTCGCGTGATCCGCTGCATCGGCGATCCCGACGTGCGATTCGTCGAGGACCCCGTGCGCATGCTGCGCGCGCTCGTGCTCGCCGCGCGTCTCGATTTCGACGTGGATCAGGCGGTGGTGGACGCGATCGAACGGAAGGCATCGCTCATCGCGCAGGCCTCGTCAGCGCGATTGCTCGAGGAGTACTACAAGATCCTGCGCAGCGGTCACGCGCGCTCATGCTTCGATCACCTGGCCGATCGCGGCCTGCTGGAGCACATGTCGCCGGAGTTGCTGAACGACGATGGGCCGCTGACAGACGCGTTCGACGCGATCGACGCGTATCGCAAGCGCTTCGACGATGCGCCGGCCACGATGAGCAATCCGATCCTCGCGGGCACGCTGCTGCTGCCACTCGGACTGCTCCGCGACGATGGTCATCGCTACAGGTATCGGCACCACGACGATGGGGAGCGCGAGGCGCCGCACATGCTCGGGCAGATGCAGGTGGCGCGCAAGGACATCGAGAAGCTGCGTCACCTGCTCGCGCTGCAGAAACGTCTGCTCGACACCGACGCACCCGCGCGCGTGCAGCGCGCCCTGATGCACCGCAGCGCGTTCCGCGACGCCCTCACGTGGCTCGACATCCACGGCGAGCATCCGGACGTGGTCGAGCATTGGGAACGCCTCCTGCTCGAGGACCCGCCAGCGCCTGCCGCCGAAGAGGATGGTCCGACACGTCGCCGCCGTCCGAGACGACGCCGGCGACAGTGACGATCAGAACGCGACCCTGACACCCGCCCGCACGCGACGCGGCGGGCCGACGGTCCGCTGCGGACTGCGGCCCGTGTCGTAATCGGCGTCAAACAGGTTCTCGATCGCGACGAAGCCGCGAAGTGCGTCGGCGAAGCGGTGCTCTCCCAGCAGGTCGGCGACCACGGCCTTCCCGAGCGCGAACTGGTTCCTGTCGTCGTCGAACTGTGTGCCGATCCAGCGCACCTGCGCCGCGAGCGTCGACGCACTGAACGGCAGCCAGCGCACGTCCACGCCACCCTGCGCCGTCGGCACCTGCGGCACCCGGTTGCCTTCGAGGCCGGGTTCGTCGGACTGGCCGAACCGTGAACGCGTCCACGCGACCGTTCCCCCCAGCGACAGCGACGACAGCACCTGGACGCGACCCTCGACCTCGAGTCCGCGCGCATCGATACGGCCGGCGTTGCGCCGTTCGCGCGTGATGAGCGATGGCGTCGTGCTCAACGTCACGTTCGTGATCGCATCGTCCAGGCGCGCCGTGAAGAGCGTGGCACGCAGCGACACGCGGCGTGGTTCCCACGCCACGGATGCGTCGCCGCCCGTGACGCGCTCGGGTTCGAGCGCCGGGTTGTTCTGCGTGAGCGCGTTGCCCGCGCGGAACGATCGCAGGCGCTCGTTGAGCGTGGGCGCCCGGAACGCGCGATAGCCACTCGCACGCAGCGAGATCGCCCCGGGCCCACTCCACGCGATCGACCCCTTGGGCGAGATCGCGTCGATGGAGCGACGACCGCCTGGCGTCGTGTCGACGTCGATCGAGTCGGCGCGAAGCCCGCCGACGATCACCAGGCGCGACGTCGCGGCCCAGGTCGCCTGCGCGAACCCGCCCAGCGTGTCCTGACGGCCATCGGCCATTGTCGGCGCACCTGTCTGGCGGCGCTCGACCATGTCCCCCTCGACGCGGCGCACGTCACCGCCGGCCAGCAGCACAACACGCCCCATCGCACGCACGTACTCGGCCGAGCCGCCACGCACGCTGGCGGCCACACGCTGCCGCGAACTGAGCGTCTCGCCGACGCGCGCGGCGTTGACGGCCGAGAACGCCTGGTCGTAGCCCTGGCCCGCCATGAAGCCGCGCACGCGGAGGTCGCCCCACCTGCCGTTGCCGAACACCTCCGCGCTCGCCTGCCGCTGGTTCGTGTCGTTGTCCTGGAGTGGCGTGCCGTTGGTGCGTTCCTCGTCGAACACCTGGCCGCGCACCGACGCGCGCCACGCGTGGTGCATGGCGAAGCTCACGCTGCCGGACAGGACCGTCGACTCGACACCGGCCGGCGTGTCGATCGGGCCGCGAATCTCCGGCGCGATGGGAATCGCGCCCTCCGTGCTGCTCCACTCCGCCGAGATCACGCCGCTCGTCGCGCCACGACGCGTCCCCGCGAGCGCCGACAGCCGGCCCGTCTTCTGCGTGCCGCCCTCGACGAGCGCACGCAGCACCGGCGACGCGGGCTCGACAGACAGCACCTGGATCACGCCGCCAGCCGCGTCGGCGCCATAGAGGTCGCTCGCGCCGCCGCGCACGACCTCCACGCGATCGATGGCCACCTGCGGCACGCGATCCCAGCTCACCCAGCCGCCGAAGGGATCGTTCAGCGGAACACCGTCGGCGAGCACCAGCGTCCGGCTCGCGCCCGAGGCGGACAGCCCGCGCAACGTCACGCCCTGCGTCGTCGGGTTGGCCGTGCGCGAGGGTGAGCGGCGGAAGAGCGAGAAGCCGGGCGTGAGCCGCAGCACGTCGTCGATGGTGCCTGCCGCGACGACTTCGAGGTCGCGTCGCGAGAGCACCGTGGCGTCGGCGGGCAGTTCGGTGCCGCGCACGGGGCGACGGCCAGCCGTGACGGTCACCTGCTCGGCACGCGCGGCAGGCGCCAGCCTCACCTCCATCGCGGCGGTCCCCGGCTGCACGACGTCGATGTGTTCGCCGAATCCCGGCGCGGAGACGCGCACGGTGACCACACCTGTCACCGCCGGCACGGCGATCAGGGCGATGCCGTCGGCGCCGGTGATGGCGGCGCGACCGCTGGGGCGCCCCTCGGCTTCGAGCAGCGCGCTGGCGCCGGCGATCGGATCGCCCAGCGCGTCGAGCACCCGCACGCGAAGGTCAGCCGGGGACTGTCCCGCCGACGCAACACCGAGCGAGGCGGCGAGACCCGTGGTGACAAGGACGAATGAGCGAATACGCAACATGAACATGCCTGCCTGCCGATACTGCGCCGGAGTCCGCGGCGTTTCCCTAGCCCTTCGTGCGTTCGAACTCGCGCATGAACTGAACGAGGGCATCGACGCCCGCTTCGGGGAACGCGTTGTAGATGGACGCGCGGAGACCGCCTGTCGAACGATGGCCCTTCAGGCCGTCGAGCCCCGCGCGCGCCGCGTCGGCCGCGAACGCCTCGTCGAGCGCCTCGCTCGACAACCGGAACGTCACGTTCATGAGCGAGCGCGACGATGGTTCGGCGTAGCCCGTGTAGAAGCCCGTGCGATCGATCTCGGCGTAGAGGGCCGCTGCCTTGCGCGCGTTGCGCGTGGCAAGCGCGGCAAGGCCGCCCTCGTCGCGCATCCAGCGCGCCACGAGGCCGAGGATGTAAATCCCGAACGTGTTGGGCGTGTTGTAGCGGGACCCGTTGGCCGCATGCAACGCGTAACTCAGCATCGACGGAAGCAACGTCGCCGACCGTTCGAGGAGGTCACGCCGGATCACCACGACGGTGACGCCGGACGGACCGAGGTTCTTCTGTCCACCGGCGTAGAGCACGCCGAACCGCGACACGTCAGTCGGCGCGCTGAAGATGTCCGACGACGCGTCTGCCACGAGCGGCACGTCGCTCGTATCCGGCAGGTCACGCCACTGCGTGCCGTAGATCGTGTTGTTCGTCGTGACGTGGACGTAGGCCGCCGCGGGATCGAGCTGCAGTTCGTCCTGTCGCGGCACGCGCCTGAAGCCCTCGGATTCCGTGGAGCCGGCCACGCGGACCGTGCCGACCTTCCGCGCCTCGACGAGCGCCTTCTCGCCCCACACGCCCGTGACCACGAGGTCCGCGCTGCGTCCCTCGGTGAGGAGATTCATCGGCACCATCGAGAACTGCAGGCTGGCGCCGCCCTGGAGGAAGAGCACCGCGTGCGTATCCGGGATGGCGGCCACCTCGCGCAGTGTCGCCTCCGCCTCACCGAGGATGCGCTCGAACGGCTTCGATCGATGGCTGAGCTCCATCACCGACATGCCGACACCGGGCAGCATGAACAGGTCACGCTGCGCTTCGAGCAACACGGGCTCGGGCAGCACGGCGGGCCCGGACGAGAAGTTGAACAGCCGTTGGACAGTCGCCGGCACCATGGGCTCCCGCATGAAATTCTGAGATCGTGAACGTTTGAACTTCTCTAGATTTCGTGAATCAGCAGCCCGTCGCGCAGCTTCGGCTCGAACCACGTCGACTTGGGCGGCATGATCGCACCCGCGTCGGCAATGGCCATCAGCTCGGCGAGCGTAACCGGGTACATCGAGAAGGCGACCTCCGCCTTTTTCGTGTTGACCAGCCGTTCGAGTTCGCTCGTGCCGCGGATGCCGCCCACGAAGTCGACGCGCGCGTCGGTGCGTGGATCCTCGATGCCGAGCACGGGCGCGAGCACCTGATCCTGCAGGCGCGACACGTCGAGCGTGGCGATCGGATCGGACGCGTCGGTCGTGTCGTCGCCGAGCGTGAGCGTGTACCACTTGCCGCGGATGAAGACGCCGCACTCGCCCTTGCGCGACGGCGCGGGCGATCCGGCCACCATCGGAAATCGCTGCGACAGGACCGTGAGGAACGCTTCGGGTATGTGGCCGTTCAGATCCTTCACCACGCGGTGGTACGGCAGGATGCGCATCTGCGAGTCGGGGAACGCCACCGCGAGGACGAACGCGCCCTCCTCGTCGGCCTCGGCGCCAAGCGCCTCCTGCGCACGCGCGGCGCTCGCCGCGCGATGGTGCCCGTCGGCGATGTAGAGATGCGGCACGTCGGCAATCGCCGACTGCAGCGCCCCTGCCTGCGCCTCGTCTGCCTGCCATACGGTGTGCGCCACCCCGTCATCGGCCACGAAGTCGTAGAGCGGCGTGCCCGACGTCACGGCGGCGATCGCGGCTGCGGCGTCCGGCGTGTCGCGAAACGTCAGGAGCACCGGTCCCGTCTGCGCGCGCAACTCGGTGATGTGCCGCGTGCGGTCGTCTTCCTTGTCCTTCCGCGTCCGCTCGTGCTTCACGATGAGGCCGCGGCGGTACTCGTCGATCGAGAACGCACCGGCCACGCCCGTCTGCACGTGGTCGCCCATGCGGAGGCGATAGACGTAGAGCCGCGGCGTGCGGTCCTGTACGAGCACACTCGACCTGAAGGCCTCGAACGTCTCCCACGCGCGGGTATACACCTCGTCGGCGTAGGGGGAGGTGGCCGCCGGCAGGTCGATCTCCCCGCGCGACACGTGCAGAAAGCTGTTGGGCTTCGCCTCGGCCAACGCACGCGCTTCATCGGTGTTGACCACGTCGTAGGGGACCGAGGCGATGTCGGCGGCGAGCTCGGGGCGGGGGCGGATTGCACAGAACGGACGAACGAGAGCCATCCGAACGATCTTACCTACACCTCCCGCCGCCCGTCGGCGACGCGCCCCTGAAGGCAGGCCATGATTCCGGGGGAGCGGATCGGTACACGGAATACCGGCGACGACACATTTCCGTAGCCCGGCGATTCAAAACTTTGTATCCTGCCTGCCTGACGTGACGAAGCGAACCCTCCCCCTCGCCCTCTCGACCGTCGTGGCCCTGGCCGGCTGTGCCTCGCAGCCGGCGCCGCAGGCGTCGACCACCACGCTGGCCGCCGTGCAGGTGCAGGAACACGCCACGCGCCTCATCGAGGCGCGCGTGCCCCGCAATGCCACGCTGGCAAGCCTGCTGCGCGCCCACGAAGTCAGCGACGACATCGTCAATCACTTCGTCGAGAGCGCGAGAAAGCGTTTCGACCTCCGGCGCCTCCGCGCGGATCGGCCGTATCGGCTGCAGGTCGGCCTCGACGGGGCCATCCGCGAGTTCACCTACCAGATCGACGCCGACAAGTTCCTGAAGGTGGTGGGTGGCGAGGAGACGGCCGACGCCCCGCCGCAGTTCGACGTCCAGGTGCTGCAGTACGAGAAGCACAAGGCGTTGATGTCGATTCGCGGCGAGATTTCGCGCGAAACGCCGTCGCTCATCGCTGCCGTCAACGCCGCCGGCGAGGGCATCAGCCTCGCGCTCGAGTTCGCGCACGTGTTCGAGGGCGAGGTCGACTTCGGCAACGAGCTACAGCCGGGCGATTCCTTCGAGATTCTGTTCGAAAAGGTGGTTCGCGAAGGCGAGTTCGGCGGCTACGGCGACATCGTCGCGGCACGCTTCACGACGAGCGGACGCAGCTTCGAGGCGTTCCGGTATGCCCTGCCGGGCCAGAAGGCCGACTATTACGACGGCGACGGCCGGTCGATGCGCCGCTTCTTCCTGAAGTCGCCGCTGAAGTTCGAGCCGCGCGTCACGTCGGGGTTCTCCTTCCGCCGGCTGCACCCCGTGCTGAAGACGGCCCGCGCGCATCGCGGTGTCGACTACGGCGCCCCGAGCGGCGCGCCGGTGCTGTCGGTGGCAAGCGGGACCGTCGTGCGTGCGGGTTGGACCAACGGCGGCGGCAACTCGGTCTACGTCAAGCACGACAACGGGTACGAAACGCGCTACCTGCACTTCTCCCGGATCGCGGGCGGGCTGCGTGCGGGCATGCGCGTCTCGCAGGGTGAACTGATCGGCTACGTCGGCTCCACGGGCCTGGCGACCGGACCGCACCTGCACTACGAGCTCCTCAAGGGCGGCGTCCACGTGAACCCCCTCGACGAGCACCGCAAGCTGCCCCCAGGCCAGCCGATCCCCGCCGGGGCGCTGGACGCCTACATCGCCCACCGTGACCGGCAGGCCTGGCGTTTCGCCGGCTCACCGGACCGTCCGCTGGGTCAGCTCGCCCGTGCCGTCAGGCCGGACACGGCACTCGCCGGCGGCAACTGAATCAGACGCTTGCCCGCCGGATTTCATCCGGCGGACGGAAGCGTTATCGAGATTCAGCCTAAGTAACGGTTATGGCATAACCGATACTTGAATGATTCCCAAGGAACGCTTGTGGCGACGCTGTTCCGTCGCCACTGGTCCGCCTCGTTCGAGGGCATGGGACGACGAGACAGGCGTGGGTGCGACTACGACGCCTACGTTCCGGATCCCTTGTATGGGTGGGATCTCACCCTGCAGGCCGATCTGGCGGCCGATATCGCCGATGCCGAAGCGGCCATCCGGCGGATCAACGACGCCGGCGTAGCGGCCGTCAACCTGGAGGGCGTTGCGCGGCTCCTGCTGCGCGCGGAATCGGTGGCCTCCTCGCGGATAGAGGGCGTCAACGCCGGTCCGCACCGCCTGCTCCAGGCCGAAGCCATCCTGGCCCGCGGCGGTGATGCCGCCGATCGCGCGGCGGTCGAAGTGCTCGGCAACATCGCGGCCATGGAAGCCGCGATCGCGATCGGCACCACGACAAGCCCCATCACGCTCGACGATCTGCTGGCGATCCACGACGCCCTGATGGCGCAGTCGTCCACGCCCCACCTTGGCGGACGCGTACGGACCACGCAGAACTGGATCGGCGGACGCGCCTTCAACCCGTGCAGCGCGAGCTTCGTGCCGCCCCCGCCCGATCGCGTGCTCGCCCTGCTCGACGACCTCCTCGCGTACATGAACGGCGACGACCATTCCCCTGTCGTCCAGGCCGCACTCGTCCACGCGCAGTTCGAAACGATTCACCCGTTCGGCGACGGAAACGGGCGCGCCGGACGCGCGCTCATCCATGTGGTGCTCCGCCGGCGCGGACTCTCGCCTCGATTCGTGCCGCCCGTCAGCCGCGCGCTTGCCGCGTGGGCGACCGAGTACGTGGCGGGACTCACGACGTTCCGGCATCGCGGCGCCGCCGACAGCGCCCAACGATCCGCCGGCGCACAGGCGTGGCTGCGGACCTTTGCCGCGGCGGTCCGGCTGTCGTGCGCGGACGCCGAGGCGTATGCCGCGAAGGTGCGCGTGCTGACCGACGACTGGCATCGCCGCCTCGGACGCGTGCGCGCCGCGTCGGCTGTCGACCTGCTGCTGGGCGTGCTGCCGGGCACTCCTGTCCTGACCGTGGAATCGGCAGCGCACCTGATCGACAGATCGACGATGAGGGCCGGTGAAGCCGTGAATCGCCTGGCCAACGCCGGTATATTGCGCCAGCGCAACGTCGGCCGACGGCGATATCGCGTATTCGAGGCGGAGGATGTCGTCCGGCACCTCGCGGAGCTGGATGAGGGATGATAGGCGACAGCTGACATGCGTCTTCTCCGCCTGCCGCGCGTAGTGCCGAGGCGCGAAGGCGGGCCGGTTGCCGGTTGCCGGTTGCCGGTTGCCGGTTGCCGACAGTGAACCATGCAAGGAGTTCGTTCGATGAATCGCTGGACCCTCTCTGGCAGGGCACGCACGGGCGTGCTCGCCGCTGCCGCGCTCGCGGCCACGCTGGTCGTTCCCGTCGCCGCGCAACTGCGCGACCAGGCCGACCTCGATGCGTTGTTCCGGATCAAGGAGGAAGCCACCACCAACTCGCAGGTGATGGAGACCCTCAGCTATCTGACCGACGTCAACGGACCGCGCCTCACCAATTCACCCCTGATGCACCAGGCTGCCGAATGGGCGCAGAAGCAGATGACGGCGTGGGGCCTGTCCAACGTCCACACCGAGAAGTGGGGCCCGTTCGGCCGCGGATGGGTGAACGAGCACACGTCGATCATGATGACGGCGCCGCAACCGTTCGTGGTGCAGGGCTATCCCAAGGCGTGGACGCCCGGCACGCAGGGTGCCGTGACGGGCAACGCCGTGCTCGTCAGCATCGAGAAGGACGAGGACTTCGCCAGGTACGCGGGCAAGCTGAAGGGCGCGTTCGTGCTGCAGTCGCCGCGGCGCGACATCGTGCCGTTCTTCGAGTCGCCGATGCGCCGTCACACGCCGGCGTCACTGGAGGCGTTGTCGCAGGAGCAACTCGCTGGTGGACGCGGGGGGCGCGGCTTCATGTTCGGCGGGCCGTCGATCGACTTCCGCAAGAAGCGCATGGCGTTCTACAAGGCCGAAGGCGCGCTCGCGGTGATCGAGTCGTCGCCTCCGACCCGCGGCGACAACGGCGCGCTGTTCGTGTCTGCAGCCGGACCCGGTGAAGGCGACCGGACGATCGAAGGCCAGGCGCCGCTGCCGCAGCTCGTGCTCGCGGCGGAGCACTACGCCCGCATGCTGCGCGTGCTCGACAAGAAGCTGCCCGTGACGCTCTCGGTCGACGTCCGCAATCGCTTCGTCGATACGTCCAACGACGTTTACAACGTCATCGCGGAGATTCCCGGTACGGACAAGGCGAACGAAGTGGTGATGATCGGCGCGCACTTCGACTCGTGGCACACGGGCACCGGCGCGACCGACAACGGCGTGAGCTCTGCCGTCATGATGGAAGCCTTGCGCATCCTGAAGGCGACCGGTCTGAAGCCTCGCCGCACCATCCGTCTCGCATTGTGGACGGGTGAAGAGCAGGGCCTGCTCGGCTCGCGCGCGTACGTGAAGGAGCACTTCGCCGACCCCACGGACATGA
This genomic interval carries:
- the serC gene encoding 3-phosphoserine/phosphohydroxythreonine transaminase; amino-acid sequence: MVPATVQRLFNFSSGPAVLPEPVLLEAQRDLFMLPGVGMSVMELSHRSKPFERILGEAEATLREVAAIPDTHAVLFLQGGASLQFSMVPMNLLTEGRSADLVVTGVWGEKALVEARKVGTVRVAGSTESEGFRRVPRQDELQLDPAAAYVHVTTNNTIYGTQWRDLPDTSDVPLVADASSDIFSAPTDVSRFGVLYAGGQKNLGPSGVTVVVIRRDLLERSATLLPSMLSYALHAANGSRYNTPNTFGIYILGLVARWMRDEGGLAALATRNARKAAALYAEIDRTGFYTGYAEPSSRSLMNVTFRLSSEALDEAFAADAARAGLDGLKGHRSTGGLRASIYNAFPEAGVDALVQFMREFERTKG
- a CDS encoding DUF1015 domain-containing protein; amino-acid sequence: MALVRPFCAIRPRPELAADIASVPYDVVNTDEARALAEAKPNSFLHVSRGEIDLPAATSPYADEVYTRAWETFEAFRSSVLVQDRTPRLYVYRLRMGDHVQTGVAGAFSIDEYRRGLIVKHERTRKDKEDDRTRHITELRAQTGPVLLTFRDTPDAAAAIAAVTSGTPLYDFVADDGVAHTVWQADEAQAGALQSAIADVPHLYIADGHHRAASAARAQEALGAEADEEGAFVLAVAFPDSQMRILPYHRVVKDLNGHIPEAFLTVLSQRFPMVAGSPAPSRKGECGVFIRGKWYTLTLGDDTTDASDPIATLDVSRLQDQVLAPVLGIEDPRTDARVDFVGGIRGTSELERLVNTKKAEVAFSMYPVTLAELMAIADAGAIMPPKSTWFEPKLRDGLLIHEI
- a CDS encoding M23 family metallopeptidase, producing MTKRTLPLALSTVVALAGCASQPAPQASTTTLAAVQVQEHATRLIEARVPRNATLASLLRAHEVSDDIVNHFVESARKRFDLRRLRADRPYRLQVGLDGAIREFTYQIDADKFLKVVGGEETADAPPQFDVQVLQYEKHKALMSIRGEISRETPSLIAAVNAAGEGISLALEFAHVFEGEVDFGNELQPGDSFEILFEKVVREGEFGGYGDIVAARFTTSGRSFEAFRYALPGQKADYYDGDGRSMRRFFLKSPLKFEPRVTSGFSFRRLHPVLKTARAHRGVDYGAPSGAPVLSVASGTVVRAGWTNGGGNSVYVKHDNGYETRYLHFSRIAGGLRAGMRVSQGELIGYVGSTGLATGPHLHYELLKGGVHVNPLDEHRKLPPGQPIPAGALDAYIAHRDRQAWRFAGSPDRPLGQLARAVRPDTALAGGN
- a CDS encoding Fic family protein, with translation MGRRDRRGCDYDAYVPDPLYGWDLTLQADLAADIADAEAAIRRINDAGVAAVNLEGVARLLLRAESVASSRIEGVNAGPHRLLQAEAILARGGDAADRAAVEVLGNIAAMEAAIAIGTTTSPITLDDLLAIHDALMAQSSTPHLGGRVRTTQNWIGGRAFNPCSASFVPPPPDRVLALLDDLLAYMNGDDHSPVVQAALVHAQFETIHPFGDGNGRAGRALIHVVLRRRGLSPRFVPPVSRALAAWATEYVAGLTTFRHRGAADSAQRSAGAQAWLRTFAAAVRLSCADAEAYAAKVRVLTDDWHRRLGRVRAASAVDLLLGVLPGTPVLTVESAAHLIDRSTMRAGEAVNRLANAGILRQRNVGRRRYRVFEAEDVVRHLAELDEG
- a CDS encoding M20/M25/M40 family metallo-hydrolase, whose product is MNRWTLSGRARTGVLAAAALAATLVVPVAAQLRDQADLDALFRIKEEATTNSQVMETLSYLTDVNGPRLTNSPLMHQAAEWAQKQMTAWGLSNVHTEKWGPFGRGWVNEHTSIMMTAPQPFVVQGYPKAWTPGTQGAVTGNAVLVSIEKDEDFARYAGKLKGAFVLQSPRRDIVPFFESPMRRHTPASLEALSQEQLAGGRGGRGFMFGGPSIDFRKKRMAFYKAEGALAVIESSPPTRGDNGALFVSAAGPGEGDRTIEGQAPLPQLVLAAEHYARMLRVLDKKLPVTLSVDVRNRFVDTSNDVYNVIAEIPGTDKANEVVMIGAHFDSWHTGTGATDNGVSSAVMMEALRILKATGLKPRRTIRLALWTGEEQGLLGSRAYVKEHFADPTDMKLKPEHEKLSVYLNMDNGGGAFRGVYLQGNEAAAPVFETWMQPFHNIGMQTLTIRPTSGTDHLAFDAVGLPGFQFIQDPLEYSARTHHTNLDVYERAVPEDLIRNAVIVATFAYQAANRDAMFPRKALPKPRPAQAFPGAPAQRPAAPVTSGR